The proteins below are encoded in one region of Clostridium estertheticum:
- a CDS encoding SMI1/KNR4 family protein — MEKILEILDSNLIKLRPDFYSKLNNPLKESEIKNLEEKFNIIIPNDLKKLYHWKNGQSDDCYDSFVNNSMFMPLEDALDSAKEATSMIGLDFDVDNWWNENWIPIFHNGGGDHICYDISGIFTGQKGQLIEFWHADNDRNVIAPNLKSFIEAINKFYKTKEIKNFDEYFEIEKIKDFPKKFYVV; from the coding sequence ATGGAGAAGATATTGGAGATATTAGATTCTAATTTAATAAAGTTAAGACCTGATTTTTACTCAAAGCTTAATAATCCGTTGAAAGAAAGTGAAATTAAAAATTTAGAAGAAAAGTTTAACATTATTATACCTAATGACTTAAAGAAACTTTATCATTGGAAAAATGGACAAAGTGATGATTGTTATGATTCTTTTGTGAATAATTCCATGTTTATGCCGTTAGAAGATGCACTGGATTCAGCCAAAGAGGCAACCTCAATGATTGGTTTGGATTTTGATGTTGATAATTGGTGGAATGAAAATTGGATACCAATATTTCATAATGGTGGTGGAGACCATATTTGTTATGATATAAGTGGAATTTTCACAGGGCAAAAGGGACAATTAATTGAGTTTTGGCATGCAGATAATGATAGAAATGTTATTGCTCCAAATCTAAAATCTTTCATAGAAGCTATAAATAAATTTTATAAAACAAAAGAAATAAAAAATTTTGATGAATATTTTGAAATTGAGAAAATAAAAGATTTCCCTAAAAAATTTTATGTTGTATAA